A stretch of DNA from Tribolium castaneum strain GA2 chromosome 7, icTriCast1.1, whole genome shotgun sequence:
TTCCTCCCCTGAACTGCTCTCACTTGAAgacttcttctttttcttcttctttttatGCTTCTTGTgggattttttcttttccttcTTCCGTTTTTTTAGCTTGGGGGCGTTCTTGGTGACGTCTTCGACGTCACTGTCGGAGTCTTCGGGTTCGGGGGATTGGCCCCAAATGCTGGGGTAATCCCTCATTCCGAGGATCTCACGCTCCTGGCGTCGGGACTCCATGAACTCGTCCTCAAGGTGTTTTTTCTTTGTGACTTCATATTTGTCGTTTCGTTCAAAACCGTTTGTTGTGGTGCCTCTGGATCTAGACCTGCGTCTGCTGGAATGGCGGTCTCTTGACCTGGAATGAGACCTGGACCTGTGTCTCCTATTACGATCATTTTTAAACGATCTATCAGTTTTGTGTCTCCGGTGGTCCGGGGAACGGGACCGACTGCGTCTGTGTTTTGCCACATCCAtcatttcgtaaaaaatcaatttttttacaataacataacctttaaaaaaaactgtcaaactGAAGTCACTTTACGTCATTCCCATAAGCTAGAATTGACATTTGCTCAAaccatttcaaattttaaggaaataaataaaacacaaaatgcgtcgatttgctaatttttattCATACAACGATACTACAATTGTAACTGATTAAAATTCGGGTTTGGTGCAAGCCATGGCCCCGCACCGATTCCTGCAGCACTTTTTAGCCCCCCTGCAGTCCGAGTCTAGGGCACACCTGCTGGAGCACACCCAAGGGCCTGACGGTGCAACTGGACAAGACCCTTGTTTCtctaaaacacaaattaattttctttaaaaaaaattgtatccaTTTCACCTCCTCTTTGAATTCGCCTCGTTGTTACAGGGGCCGTACAAAAAGTGCCGCCACAAGCCGTCCGGCAGCATTTGAAATGGCCGGCACAGTGGTTGTCTTCGAAACAGGCCACTTCACAGATCCCCACGTTGGGGTACGGGGGGCAGTCTCCCGATTTTGTTCGAGGCCTTTGGCCGTACACAAAAACAGTTAGAAGGGAAAGGATTAAGAAAAGTTTTGCCTGCATTGTTAACACTTGTAGGGCTTTAAGATGAATGGAATTGGATGTTGTGTAGGTGCAAGAGTCGAAGAAACGGAAACCACAAAACgacaaattgaaattttgattaagtGTGCGGATTTAGGGCGGATGTGGGGTTCCACTGCGGTTTGCGCAATTTAGTAATTGGTTGAAAtctacaaaaatagaaaaaatgtattaaaaattacccatttttattatacttgTATTAATTTACTactgtttttttcttcaattccTGCTGCTAAAcaaaattaggtcaaaaattttagttttttgagcGTTTCATCGCGTTTTCAGTCAGAAAAGCGTCTGCTGTGAGTAAAGTTTTATCAGAGAAGTCACACTATTTCAATCGTTATACAGTTTCACGTTTAAGACTGTAAACAGATTGAACCAAAAGTATAACAACAAAATTCacatttagtttaaaaacaagCCACCTTAAATatcttagtaaaaaaaaacaaaaaaaataaaatttttgagacaggtcaatttttatttaaaaagaaacatttaaaaaatctcttatatttatttatatttatatttatatttgatttagttatttttttatcttactcaatataataaaatggtcgattggtaaattttttcttatttgaatttttcaaaaaatttattaatacgtgtattatacacgtaatcaataacaaacaaaaatttcgaaaaaaacaatttttgaaaacgctTGGTTCTATACTTCCGCCAACGctgtataaaaaatgcaaggtatgattataaattataaaacgaccgaaaaaaattgtttttattactatattatttagataaaaaaaatttaaatgcatatttttttctttttctttttaacgccatttcttaaaattgttttttattctttgatCCACTTTAATCGTTCCTTGACTCAGAAAGCAACTCAACCTCGAACTTTTGGAAGGAAACTAGTATTGCAAACAGctaatcaaaaatcaaagacAACAGTTACTATAATTGTGCGTTTAAAGCCCCGTTTCTCGTACTATTAAACCTCAGTTAAACCTCCGTTATTATTTTACCAGAAACTAGACCTAACCATTTTTTTACTGCTTCTTCTAGctactcaaaatttttaaccaTAAAGAAGAACAAAATTCGGggcaaaaaaaacagttttcaatcatcaatttgtattgtattattattattattcaatatatttttacaaaaaaaatatatacagtgtggaatttttaactggaatgaAATTCATGTCTTGGACATAAGCAATCTCTGTAAAAATTCCAGAAACaggttgttttttgtttttgttttgctcATTATTTGGTGGAtatagtttttgtttatctgctgtcaaaactgcacagccacctcccaactttttttttttaataaaatttgtaacatggatataagcgatttttgtaaaaaaaattgaaacagatcgattttctaatttttttgcacattATTTAGTACAtgcggtttttgtttatctgttttcaaaaatgcccAGCCACCTctgactttttttttcaaaggtaACGGTGTGTCAAGTGTCACCTCATGTGAAAGAGCACTTTGCAAGGAATACAGcgcactctttgttttctaaatattttcaaagcctacgcgataaaaaaatgtaaaccaaatttttgttagttgaAATTAGACAAATCACActagaaatgttgcaaaatgttagaaattcatGCTACTATTGTTATATTATTTCCCATGCGAGAAACGGTGcccattttgaacaattgttgcattaaataatgttcaacttaaacaattggtttttatttttttataacgtaggctttgaaaaaattcaaaaaacaaaaactgcgTTGTAATGCTTGCGAAAAAGGTGTTCATACGAGGTGTCACTGACATAACatgacatttgaaaaaaaaaaagttagaggtggctgtgcatttctgacaacagataaacaaaaactatatgcaccaaatagtaggcatgaaaatgtaaaaattgacttgtttcggaaatttttaccaaagtcgcctaaatcaaagttatgaattttattccaattaaaaattccaggCTTAAATGAAACACTATTTTatgtctataaaaatttaattaagaaaacgAAAGTCAATACATCAAGTTGTTCAAGTCTTCTTTCTTCTAAAATTGTTAGAAGTCAAACacgaaaaacaaacaataaaatttacctAAATAATCATTGTCTAAACGAAACCTTCAGGGTGAATACAGTTCGATCCTCCACATCCAttttggcaacattttaaattgCCATCACAGTCAAAATCCGATTTACATGTCGAGATACAAATTCCAGCACCAAGAGGTTCAGGACAAATACCCTCTTTTTGTGCCCACCCTAAAGCGAAAACaaccaaaaataacaaaaatactttcatTATTCGAGATAATGTAAACTGGCAACGTTCCATACCTATCAGAAATTTATACTTTAGGTGAAAAACCGGTCGTAATGTTTTATCAATGGATAAACACAATAATTGGtacgttatttaaaatatttaaattacacGAGATTAAGctgcatttaatttttcataatttaacgGATATCTGATAGAATGCAAAAGTGGAGCCCAGTTTCCcttccataaaaaaaaataagtatgaCAAGATATGGTATCGTTtctcaaaatgaaaattttactttatttttccgaGTTCTgagattaatttaaataagttcaaaaaaaagaagcataaaacaaataaaacttagcataaaactaacttaattgttttaatttagttaaaacacTACTGTGACCTAAATAATCTCTTAATTATTTGTGCTGATAACTGTTATTACTTTTCCGTGACTATTTCGCAAAAGTGCATTTGAAAATTCCATACAAAAGGGAGTTTTGCTGTTCTTGGGTTTAGTTTCTTGTCAAAAATGTTCAAGTTTTTGGTAGTTTTGTCGGTCTTTGTTGGAGTCATTTCTTCAGAAAAACCTGGAGATTGTCCTCCGTCTTTGCCGCCACCAGCTTGTATCATTTCTTCGTTGAAACTTTGCGAAACCGATGAAGGCTGTTTTGGGCCAATgaagtgttgtaaaaatgattGTGGCGGAGCGATTTGCTTGCCAGTGTTTCCCGTTAAACCGCCGATTCCAACCCCAGATGAGGTAAAAATCGGTTTATTGCCGCAATGTTAagttaacgattttttttttcagaaatcgGAGTAAATTACagtaattttgtatttatttttttggatctaatcgttcaataaaaatttttagaatttgtgTTGTAGTTGTCATTATATGTACATACctacagaaatttaattctttttgaTTACACAGAGTGTTTTAAAATCTACGCTCCAAATTTTCATTGCGTACtctaaggaccggtttataaatttaatccgcaattaaatgcgtgattaactagtcacgtgaccaaattgaacgaATTTGATTGGTTTATTCGCATTGTTAACTTGTAACaaccaatttaaatttaataaactttctataaactggcccttaataattattaattgcgATTAGTTATTACACAAGTTATTTAAGTTTAAAGATAAGTAGGTACAAAAACAAATGGAAGGTAGGTACTTTGGTGTGTTTATTCatacacaaaataattataaaaaacaatattaaaaaaaacatattttagtTTATATTTAGAACAATTAAGACAATTTCTGTTTCCCCcagatttgttttttttttacttttatataGGTTGTTATGTCTTAAACacatacttgatttttttactgtaaCTTTTTATACCAACGTTAGTCTGTCTAGTgcatattaataaaagtgaaacgagtataaaaattgtagatattataataaaaaaaacaacataattaagaaatttattgGCAACTAAAATAACACACTAAAATacgcaaaacaataaaaaggcATGAATCACTGTTATCACAATCTACAATTTACAAACATTTAATCACGTCCGTTCTGATAAACaccaaattacaaataaattgtttaaaacatatttattgCCTTATTTGCCAAAACCTGGTCTTCAAACACACTGCAGTTAAAAGACTAGAGAAATAAACAGAAACAATCAAAAGATGGGACTATAATGCAAAAAAGCGCGAAACTTGAATCTGTttgattgtattttttcattttgaattACCTACAATTTTTGCAACGAAACTTGTTTTACTTTTACCTACTTCCAAACTGGTTTCTGATGATATTTTAATTACTCTTCAGAGAATTTATGTTGATTACGAAATAAAAGTGCTCAGGCTATTACTAAAAAAGTGTGCAAAACACGTTCTtgtacataaattaataaaaactaaatttctagaaacttaattattcacttctttgaataaaaataatgagttTTACGCTTTTTATCTCACCTTAAAATTTCAGTATGTAAAATTGGAAACAATAGAGTACTTATTTCGTTaatcataaaataattagtGTGGAGTCAATTAAATGATGCCACGTGAAGGAAAATTAATGCAGAATTAAAATGCCAGAGGCGAGGATAATAAATGCAATCATAAATAGACGGTCAAGAGAAATTTTAGTCTCAGTCGCAATAATTCCAGGCAGATAAAATGAGTAAGTATTTTACCATTACaattacacaaatttttacaTACAATTTTAGATGCCAAGTTATTGCTTTTGTGCTTCATTGCTTTAGTAGCAATCAGATCCACTTGGTCATTGGGCAGTAAGTTTCATTCTTtactactaaaaaaaaaaaaaactaaaaaaaacaacaggTAGCAACTGCCCCACGGCTAGTCGTATAGATAGCTGCAGCCCCAAATGCAAAGACAACAGTAACTGCCACGGGGCCCAGGTCTGCTGCACCAACATCTGTGGCACCAAATCATGCACCGACATTTACCAATACCAAGACAAAAACAAGGGATCAAACTCAAAATACTCCTCGAATTCGAGTAAGTTTTAactgaatttaaaaacgtAAATTGAGTTTATTGCACAGAGGGGGCGACCGGGGCATACTGCGGCAACACCAAGTGCGCCCCCAGCGAAAAATGCGAGCTTGATAGGACCACAAAGAGAGAGAAATGTGTCAGAGGCTGAATGGAAATTTCCCAAGTTTGAATTTCGCGCCACAAGTTTTGGGGCGTAATAATAACACTACAGTGTAGCTTTTGTAACAAATTGcgttataaataaacatttatattaatttttaactgtgttttttatttggcaTTTTGCTTTTTCGGGCTAATGGGAGTGAGATAACCTCACTTGTCACATTTGAcacttgcaattttttgtgttttatcgccaaaataaatcgaaaacgTGACTAAAAAATGCTTTGGGTCGTTTCTACGACTCGACTGCTGTGAAACAAGCCACTTTTAATTCATTCCAAGTCAAAAATGTGGTTATTGTGAGAGTGTCAAAATGGTAGTTTCGCTGCTAGTTAATAAGATAAAACACTTGGTTTTGTTCTTTGTGAGTGTGTTTCGGCGCGCTTTGTGTTGTTTTCGGCGGCGGCGTCGCGTGAGCGTCGATTCCGTTCCGTTGACTCACGTTGTTTCGAACCCCAAAGACATTGAAGAGAACTGGGCTTGGGACGAGAAACCTGACTATTCCGAGCCAAAGACGGTCCAAGACCACATTGAA
This window harbors:
- the LOC658333 gene encoding waprin-Rha1 codes for the protein MQAKLFLILSLLTVFVYGQRPRTKSGDCPPYPNVGICEVACFEDNHCAGHFKCCRTACGGTFCTAPVTTRRIQRGEKQGSCPVAPSGPWVCSSRCALDSDCRGAKKCCRNRCGAMACTKPEF
- the LOC658406 gene encoding NKAP family protein CG6066, with translation MMDVAKHRRSRSRSPDHRRHKTDRSFKNDRNRRHRSRSHSRSRDRHSSRRRSRSRGTTTNGFERNDKYEVTKKKHLEDEFMESRRQEREILGMRDYPSIWGQSPEPEDSDSDVEDVTKNAPKLKKRKKEKKKSHKKHKKKKKKKKSSSESSSGEEEWVEKTTTTNKPQTNAEETEEVIVGPILKPHAALTHKEMGKALLPGEGAAMAAYVAEGKRIPRRGEIGLTSEEIESFEAVGYVMSGSRHRRMEAVRIRKENQIYSADEKRALAMFSKEERQKRENRILGQFREMVNSKLAEKKN
- the LOC658262 gene encoding waprin-like protein, yielding MNAKLLLLCFIALVAIRSTWSLGSSNCPTASRIDSCSPKCKDNSNCHGAQVCCTNICGTKSCTDIYQYQDKNKGSNSKYSSNSKGATGAYCGNTKCAPSEKCELDRTTKREKCVRG